A window of Rufibacter sp. LB8 contains these coding sequences:
- a CDS encoding M57 family metalloprotease, whose translation MKNTFTLKLVALALLVGFSSCSENQEEAIEKAEVSKEKLQQIYEMGFGTADVKAVDGGYLVEGDIFLTDEQLNETKDPKFLRIGETEQYRTTNLVNVGTSRTISVAISTSLPTSYVTALDEAIRRYNAENLRIKFRRVSSGYNILLSKAPAGSSYLASAGFPTSGNPFNSVRVNSDYLGSNPGTNYLATILAHELGHCIGFRHTDYMNRAYSCGGAYTNEGASTVGAVHIPGTPTTADATSWMLACVGTGQNRPFNSNDRTALNYLY comes from the coding sequence ATGAAAAACACTTTTACTCTTAAACTAGTTGCCCTTGCGCTATTAGTAGGATTCTCTTCTTGTTCTGAAAACCAAGAGGAGGCGATTGAGAAGGCTGAAGTTTCAAAAGAAAAACTGCAGCAAATTTATGAAATGGGCTTCGGTACCGCAGATGTGAAGGCTGTTGATGGCGGCTATTTAGTGGAGGGAGATATTTTCCTAACCGATGAACAATTAAACGAAACAAAAGACCCTAAATTCCTTAGAATTGGTGAAACGGAGCAGTACCGCACCACCAATTTAGTGAACGTGGGAACCAGCCGCACCATTAGCGTGGCTATCTCTACCTCCCTGCCCACTTCTTATGTAACGGCCCTGGATGAAGCCATTAGAAGATACAATGCAGAGAACCTTCGCATTAAATTCAGGAGAGTCTCATCTGGCTATAACATCTTGCTTTCTAAAGCCCCGGCCGGCTCTTCTTACCTGGCTTCGGCTGGTTTCCCTACGTCTGGCAATCCCTTTAACAGCGTGCGGGTGAACTCAGATTATTTAGGTAGCAACCCCGGAACCAATTACTTAGCTACCATTCTGGCGCATGAGCTTGGTCACTGCATTGGTTTCCGTCACACAGATTACATGAACCGTGCCTACAGCTGCGGCGGTGCTTACACCAATGAAGGAGCCAGCACCGTGGGCGCCGTACACATCCCGGGCACTCCTACCACGGCTGACGCCACTTCCTGGATGCTGGCCTGCGTGGGAACCGGCCAAAACCGTCCGTTCAACTCCAATGACCGTACTGCGCTTAATTACTTATATTAA
- a CDS encoding pitrilysin family protein: MTKLPDYHIHTLSNGIRVLHKQVPHTKIAHCGFMMDIGSRDELPHEQGLAHFWEHMAFKGTEKRKSFHILNRLESVGGELNAYTTKEKISFYASVLENHFEKAFELLSDITFNSTFPTKEIEKERGVILEEMAMYLDTPEDAIIDEFDAVVFKNHPLGYNILGTRESVGGFTREDFQAFISRNLSTDKLVFCSVSNWPVEKVMKLAEKYLGHLSAKNQPRQRLTFDTYTPQTLVVEKAIQQAHCVIGCPAYALSDPRRLTFFMLVNILGGPGMNSRLNLAVREKHGLVYTIDANYATYIDTGLFGIYFGTEKKQLKRTIGLVLKELKLLRDKPMGSVQLHTAKEQLMGQLAMAEESNMGFMMMMGKSILDLGYVESLNDIFAQIRAVQANDLLEMANNSLREENLSFLQYIPQ, encoded by the coding sequence TTGACGAAATTACCTGATTACCATATTCATACCTTGTCTAACGGCATACGCGTGCTCCACAAACAGGTGCCCCACACCAAAATTGCGCACTGCGGTTTTATGATGGACATAGGCTCCCGCGACGAGCTGCCCCACGAGCAGGGCCTGGCCCACTTCTGGGAACACATGGCCTTCAAAGGCACTGAAAAACGCAAATCGTTCCATATCTTGAACCGGCTGGAGAGCGTGGGCGGCGAACTGAACGCCTACACTACCAAAGAGAAAATCAGCTTTTATGCCTCGGTGCTGGAGAACCACTTTGAGAAGGCCTTTGAACTCCTCTCTGACATCACTTTCAACTCCACGTTTCCTACCAAGGAAATAGAGAAGGAGCGCGGCGTGATTCTGGAGGAGATGGCCATGTACCTAGACACGCCCGAGGACGCCATCATAGATGAGTTTGACGCGGTGGTCTTCAAAAACCACCCGCTGGGCTACAACATTCTGGGCACCCGTGAAAGCGTGGGCGGTTTCACCCGTGAGGACTTCCAGGCGTTCATTTCCCGCAACCTGAGCACCGACAAGCTGGTGTTCTGCTCGGTGAGCAACTGGCCCGTGGAAAAAGTCATGAAACTGGCCGAGAAGTACCTGGGGCATCTGTCCGCCAAAAACCAACCGCGTCAACGCCTCACTTTTGACACGTACACGCCCCAGACGCTGGTGGTGGAGAAGGCCATACAGCAGGCGCATTGCGTGATTGGCTGCCCTGCCTATGCTTTGTCTGATCCGCGTCGGCTTACGTTTTTCATGCTGGTGAACATTCTGGGCGGGCCCGGCATGAACTCCCGACTCAACCTGGCCGTGCGCGAGAAACACGGCCTGGTCTACACCATTGACGCCAACTACGCTACTTATATAGACACGGGCCTGTTCGGGATTTACTTTGGCACCGAGAAGAAGCAACTCAAGCGCACCATTGGCCTGGTCTTGAAAGAACTGAAACTGCTGCGCGACAAACCCATGGGCTCTGTGCAGCTGCATACCGCCAAAGAACAGCTCATGGGCCAACTGGCCATGGCCGAAGAAAGCAACATGGGCTTTATGATGATGATGGGCAAAAGCATTCTGGACCTGGGCTACGTGGAAAGCCTGAACGACATTTTCGCGCAGATACGGGCCGTGCAGGCCAATGATTTGCTGGAGATGGCCAACAACTCCCTCAGGGAAGAAAATCTGAGCTTCCTGCAGTACATTCCACAATAG
- a CDS encoding glycosyltransferase family 1 protein, producing MKIGFDAKRAFTNTSGLGNYSRFVISGMMAHFPQDEFALFTPRQNDLFKGFYPPVAKTQVVMPSGMGKRFSSVWRTFGLRAALPRHGVQVYHGLSNELPYGLDRQKTKLVVTMHDLIFLRFPELYPPIDRYIYKKKFKDACDLAHQVVAISAQTAQDLEEYFGVPQEKVQVVYQDCDPVFQLISSNEAQNAVRQKYQLPQQFILCVGTLEKRKNQLHLLQGWHAAGALLPLVFIGRKTAYFKELEAYIVKHQLQAKVQFLPYIPFQELPTIYQLATVFVYPSIFEGFGIPVVEALNSGVPVITSTGSCFSEAGGPAARYVSPTDSAEMAHALQEVLSSPDLQKEMVKKGLDHAQTFRPEITIPQLHRVYEQVLGL from the coding sequence ATGAAGATAGGATTTGATGCCAAGCGCGCCTTCACCAACACCTCGGGCTTAGGGAACTACAGCCGCTTTGTCATTTCTGGCATGATGGCGCATTTCCCGCAGGACGAATTTGCCCTGTTCACGCCTCGGCAGAACGATTTGTTCAAAGGCTTTTATCCGCCGGTGGCCAAAACGCAGGTGGTCATGCCCAGCGGCATGGGCAAGCGGTTCTCGTCGGTGTGGCGTACGTTTGGGTTGCGCGCGGCCTTGCCCCGGCACGGCGTGCAGGTGTACCACGGGCTGAGCAACGAACTGCCCTACGGCCTTGACCGCCAGAAAACCAAGCTGGTGGTGACCATGCATGACCTGATCTTTCTTCGGTTCCCAGAGCTGTACCCGCCCATTGACCGCTACATCTACAAAAAGAAATTCAAAGACGCCTGTGACCTGGCGCACCAGGTAGTAGCCATCAGTGCCCAGACGGCGCAAGATCTGGAGGAATATTTTGGTGTGCCGCAGGAAAAAGTGCAGGTGGTGTACCAAGACTGCGATCCCGTTTTTCAGCTCATTTCTTCAAACGAGGCCCAAAACGCCGTCCGGCAGAAATACCAGTTGCCACAGCAGTTCATTTTGTGTGTGGGCACCCTGGAGAAACGCAAGAACCAGTTGCATCTGCTCCAAGGCTGGCACGCCGCGGGTGCCCTATTGCCCCTGGTGTTTATAGGCCGAAAGACTGCTTATTTCAAAGAATTGGAGGCGTATATTGTAAAGCACCAACTGCAAGCCAAGGTGCAGTTTCTGCCCTACATTCCGTTCCAGGAATTGCCCACCATTTACCAGTTGGCCACGGTGTTTGTGTACCCGTCTATCTTTGAGGGCTTCGGGATTCCTGTAGTGGAGGCGTTGAACAGCGGCGTGCCCGTGATCACCTCCACGGGTTCCTGCTTTTCAGAGGCCGGTGGCCCTGCTGCCCGCTACGTTTCCCCCACTGACTCCGCTGAAATGGCGCATGCGCTCCAGGAAGTGCTTTCCAGCCCAGACTTACAGAAAGAGATGGTCAAGAAAGGCTTGGACCACGCCCAAACCTTCCGACCGGAAATCACGATTCCGCAGCTGCACCGGGTGTATGAACAGGTGTTGGGGCTGTAG
- a CDS encoding BlaI/MecI/CopY family transcriptional regulator produces the protein MKELTKAEEQVMQVLWDLKEGFVKDILEKLPEPKPAYNTVSTIVRILEKKGFVSYKAYGKTHEYYPLVPRDEYRHFFLKNFLGGYFGGSFNKLVSFFAKEENMDLKELEEMLKHVKQDLSKPEDE, from the coding sequence ATGAAAGAGTTAACCAAAGCCGAGGAACAGGTCATGCAAGTGCTCTGGGACCTCAAGGAAGGATTTGTCAAGGACATTCTGGAAAAGCTGCCGGAGCCCAAGCCCGCCTATAACACGGTTTCCACCATTGTGCGCATTCTGGAGAAAAAAGGCTTTGTGTCTTACAAGGCCTACGGAAAAACGCATGAATATTACCCGCTGGTGCCCCGCGACGAGTATCGTCATTTCTTTTTGAAGAATTTTCTGGGCGGTTATTTCGGCGGTTCATTCAACAAACTGGTGTCTTTCTTCGCCAAAGAGGAGAACATGGACCTGAAGGAACTGGAGGAAATGCTGAAGCACGTGAAACAGGACCTTAGCAAGCCTGAAGATGAATGA
- a CDS encoding M56 family metallopeptidase, producing the protein MNETLLRYLVESSAALAVFYLFYALVLRRETCFGFNRFYLLGALVLALALPFISLPAVFAPEPEAAVAFELVEISQAEVGLATEPLEEPFNVWPFVYAAYGLGVLFFLVRFGRQVWNLHRFKRQESAAYRLQNQATVYFTHGQMPTFSFLNTVFLDNSQTLSPQETDRILQHEQVHLNQKHSLDILWVTLVGIVFWFNPLLYFYRKALEQTHEFLADAHVVKSASLQEYSSLLLKQVFQKIDFQVGSYFFFSKSLTLARIKMMKNLHKSPRVSRMLLVVPVLALLVGTIAAFRPVEKIAAAPAAVANTKPTNGPAEFPGGQKALDTYVKTQFALPEVAFQKRKSTAEAVRAVGAFEVIIQENGTAKLSKVTKLEVSPNQPAVQEAVKQEIARLVREMPTWTPAQKGGKAMVSTHTISFSAVSADFANRQAYLQGRQQKTSVDSKPAQTDEKVYVAVEQMPDFPGGQMALFKYLTANYKIPASRIKSGKEATLVASFIVRPNGKITDVQVLKSLGAAEDKELVRVLTSMPTWGPGKQNGKAVAVKYTIPFRIMPKPSTAQPAATTGKGAISVAGKPSTAATASGSKKMDGALSVASPEKVVQGRKLDVAEPQDDRVFIAVEKMPEFPGGQKAMFTYLTQNFHLPAGNETVEGTVVLAFVVSKEGNITKTEILKGLTPAINQEVLRVINSMPTWEPGTQNGKPVAVKYTVPFRIVPKN; encoded by the coding sequence ATGAATGAGACCCTGCTCCGGTATCTGGTAGAATCCAGCGCAGCGCTGGCGGTGTTCTATCTTTTCTATGCGCTGGTGCTCAGACGGGAGACCTGCTTTGGGTTTAACCGATTCTACCTGCTGGGCGCGTTGGTGCTGGCCCTGGCCCTGCCGTTCATCAGTTTGCCGGCCGTGTTCGCCCCAGAACCTGAAGCGGCTGTGGCCTTTGAATTGGTGGAAATAAGCCAGGCGGAAGTTGGTCTTGCAACTGAGCCCCTAGAAGAACCTTTTAACGTCTGGCCTTTTGTGTATGCCGCGTACGGGCTGGGCGTGTTGTTTTTCCTGGTCAGGTTTGGGCGGCAGGTCTGGAACTTGCACCGCTTCAAACGGCAGGAAAGCGCCGCTTACCGCCTGCAGAACCAAGCCACCGTGTATTTCACCCACGGGCAAATGCCCACGTTCTCGTTCCTGAACACCGTTTTCCTGGACAATTCCCAAACCCTGAGCCCCCAGGAAACCGACCGCATTCTGCAGCATGAACAGGTGCACCTGAACCAGAAGCACAGCCTTGATATTCTCTGGGTCACGCTGGTGGGCATTGTGTTCTGGTTTAACCCGCTGCTCTATTTTTATAGAAAAGCCCTGGAACAAACCCATGAATTTCTGGCCGATGCCCACGTGGTCAAAAGCGCCAGCCTGCAGGAATATTCCTCTTTGCTGTTAAAACAAGTCTTCCAGAAGATTGACTTTCAGGTAGGCAGTTACTTTTTCTTTTCAAAATCCCTCACCTTAGCCAGAATCAAGATGATGAAAAACCTCCACAAATCGCCGCGGGTAAGCCGCATGTTGCTGGTAGTGCCGGTTCTGGCGCTGCTGGTAGGCACCATTGCCGCGTTTCGCCCGGTAGAAAAAATAGCCGCCGCCCCGGCCGCTGTTGCCAACACCAAACCCACCAACGGCCCCGCTGAATTCCCAGGTGGTCAGAAAGCTCTTGACACCTATGTGAAAACCCAGTTTGCGTTGCCCGAGGTGGCGTTTCAGAAGCGCAAATCAACGGCAGAAGCAGTACGGGCAGTTGGCGCCTTTGAAGTGATTATTCAGGAAAACGGGACTGCCAAACTGAGCAAAGTGACCAAGTTGGAGGTGTCGCCCAACCAGCCTGCCGTACAGGAAGCCGTGAAACAGGAAATTGCGCGTCTGGTGCGGGAAATGCCCACCTGGACCCCGGCCCAGAAGGGCGGCAAAGCCATGGTTTCCACGCATACCATTTCGTTCTCCGCGGTGAGCGCAGATTTCGCCAACCGCCAGGCATATTTGCAAGGCCGTCAGCAGAAAACCAGCGTTGATTCCAAACCCGCCCAAACCGACGAAAAAGTCTATGTAGCGGTGGAGCAAATGCCAGACTTCCCCGGCGGGCAAATGGCCCTCTTCAAGTACCTGACCGCCAACTATAAAATACCTGCGTCCCGTATCAAAAGCGGAAAAGAGGCGACTTTGGTGGCGTCTTTTATTGTTCGGCCCAACGGCAAAATCACAGACGTGCAGGTATTGAAAAGCCTGGGGGCGGCAGAAGACAAGGAACTGGTGCGGGTATTAACTTCTATGCCCACTTGGGGCCCAGGCAAGCAAAACGGGAAAGCGGTGGCCGTGAAATACACCATCCCGTTCAGGATCATGCCGAAACCTAGCACAGCGCAACCTGCCGCCACTACAGGCAAAGGAGCAATTTCAGTAGCTGGTAAACCTTCAACGGCAGCTACTGCTTCCGGGAGCAAAAAAATGGATGGTGCTCTATCTGTAGCCAGTCCGGAGAAAGTAGTACAAGGCCGAAAGCTGGACGTGGCCGAACCCCAGGATGACCGCGTGTTCATTGCCGTGGAGAAAATGCCGGAGTTCCCCGGTGGCCAAAAAGCTATGTTCACCTACCTGACGCAGAATTTCCACCTACCTGCCGGAAATGAAACAGTAGAAGGTACGGTAGTGTTGGCATTTGTGGTAAGCAAGGAAGGCAACATCACCAAAACGGAAATTCTGAAAGGCTTGACCCCGGCCATTAACCAGGAAGTGCTCAGGGTCATTAACTCTATGCCTACCTGGGAGCCAGGAACCCAAAACGGAAAACCAGTAGCCGTGAAGTACACGGTTCCTTTCAGAATTGTACCAAAGAATTAA
- a CDS encoding S8 family serine peptidase → MRSSTSLRYFFALFLWLVLTGGALAQQRFWVAFPDKPGRADENDCLNAVVSQAYLDSLQARGLVVTAVSKWLNAAAVQGSPAQMAGLTNATFVKETQPITGYFQPTQTTASLDLEFLAKAVDQLQPQALFDAQLTGKGVKIGVLDAGFYEAPGKPGLAPLFAGNHVKAHRDFVNPTNQHFYTLRESLLDNHGTKVLERIGGYDSTRKALTGLATGADYYLARTDHGGRENRLEEEKFVQALEWLDSLGVKLVNSSLGYATGFDDPMENYKPTQMDGSSFIARAVQLAIEKKGMLIVVSAGNEGAIKSWQVIGTPADAAGTIAVGATDYDHWTRQGYSGMGPAFLPYLKPDLACFATDGTSFSAPIITGLTACLLQANPSLTGVQLADILRKSGHLYPFGNNYVGYGVPNAGKALALALAPDKISEEKAPLQVTGTKFTFTLEKPLPAGSGGIVLFRKKSATLVISQQKLSGNTKKINLKRLPGETHTTVQMGDQVVEVVWQ, encoded by the coding sequence GTGCGTTCTAGTACTTCTCTCAGATATTTCTTTGCTTTATTCTTATGGCTGGTTCTCACGGGCGGCGCCCTGGCCCAGCAGCGGTTCTGGGTGGCCTTCCCAGACAAGCCTGGCCGCGCCGATGAGAATGATTGCCTCAATGCCGTGGTTTCCCAAGCGTATCTAGATTCTTTGCAGGCCCGGGGTTTGGTGGTGACCGCGGTGTCTAAATGGCTCAACGCCGCCGCCGTGCAAGGCTCCCCGGCCCAGATGGCAGGATTGACCAACGCGACGTTTGTGAAAGAAACGCAGCCCATCACGGGTTATTTTCAGCCCACGCAAACAACGGCTTCTCTAGATCTAGAGTTCTTAGCCAAAGCTGTGGACCAACTGCAGCCCCAGGCGCTTTTTGACGCCCAACTCACCGGCAAAGGCGTGAAAATTGGCGTGCTGGACGCCGGTTTTTATGAAGCGCCCGGCAAACCAGGCCTGGCGCCGTTGTTTGCCGGTAACCACGTGAAAGCCCACCGAGACTTTGTGAACCCTACCAACCAGCACTTTTACACCCTCCGCGAAAGCCTCTTAGACAACCACGGCACCAAGGTATTAGAACGAATTGGCGGCTATGACTCTACCAGAAAAGCCTTGACCGGCCTGGCCACCGGCGCTGACTATTACCTGGCCCGCACTGACCACGGCGGCCGCGAGAACCGGCTGGAAGAGGAAAAATTTGTGCAGGCCCTGGAATGGCTAGACAGCCTGGGCGTAAAGCTGGTGAATTCGTCGTTGGGCTACGCCACTGGTTTTGATGACCCCATGGAAAATTACAAACCCACTCAGATGGACGGCAGTAGTTTTATAGCCCGCGCCGTGCAGCTGGCCATTGAAAAGAAAGGCATGCTCATTGTCGTCTCGGCGGGGAACGAAGGAGCTATCAAGAGCTGGCAGGTCATTGGCACGCCCGCTGATGCCGCCGGTACCATTGCTGTGGGCGCCACTGACTATGACCACTGGACGCGCCAGGGCTACAGCGGCATGGGCCCAGCGTTTCTACCGTATCTGAAACCAGATCTGGCCTGCTTCGCCACAGATGGCACCTCTTTTTCGGCACCAATTATCACGGGCTTAACGGCTTGTCTTTTGCAGGCGAACCCTAGTTTAACCGGTGTGCAGTTGGCAGACATTTTGCGAAAGAGCGGGCATTTGTATCCCTTCGGGAATAATTACGTGGGCTACGGCGTGCCGAATGCGGGCAAAGCGTTGGCCCTGGCCCTGGCGCCAGATAAAATTTCTGAGGAAAAAGCGCCCCTGCAGGTGACTGGCACCAAATTCACGTTCACGCTGGAGAAACCGTTGCCTGCGGGTAGCGGCGGCATTGTCTTGTTCCGGAAGAAATCTGCCACGCTGGTCATCAGTCAGCAGAAACTGTCAGGCAACACCAAGAAAATCAACCTCAAACGCCTGCCTGGTGAAACGCACACCACCGTGCAGATGGGAGACCAGGTGGTGGAAGTAGTGTGGCAGTGA
- a CDS encoding aminopeptidase P family protein, producing MKYESIGKDLYIQHREKFISYLKPSSLAIFHSNDVMPTNADGTMPFRQNNDLLWLSGIDQEESVLILFPDAREERLREILFVRETNDHILTWEGYKLTKDQAREVSGIQTIYWTHEFDSILNSLMPFAENVYLNSNEHLRAVVEVETRDARLGKKLREKFPLHNYCRSTQHLHYLRSIKHPREIELMRTACNITEKAFRRLLKFVKPGVMEYEIEAEITHEFLRNRSRGPAYGSIIASGENACILHYVDNFRECKDGDVLLLDFGAEYANYASDLTRSMPVNGKFTKRQADVYNAVLHVMNTAKQMLVPGNTLDQYHKFVGKVMENELIKLDLLSESDVKNQNPDAPLYKKYFPHGTSHFLGLDVHDVGDKYRPFEAGMVFTCEPGIYIREEGLGIRLENDILITPNGPEDLMANIPLEIEDIEREMRG from the coding sequence ATGAAGTACGAGTCCATCGGGAAAGACCTGTATATCCAACATCGTGAGAAGTTCATTTCTTACCTGAAGCCTAGCTCTCTGGCCATTTTCCACAGCAATGACGTGATGCCCACAAACGCAGACGGCACCATGCCCTTTAGGCAGAACAATGACCTGCTGTGGCTCTCCGGCATTGACCAGGAGGAAAGCGTGTTGATTTTGTTCCCGGACGCCCGCGAGGAGCGTCTGCGCGAAATCCTGTTCGTGCGCGAAACCAATGACCACATCTTAACCTGGGAAGGCTACAAACTCACCAAAGACCAGGCCCGCGAAGTCTCCGGCATCCAGACCATTTACTGGACCCACGAGTTTGACTCCATCCTGAATTCCCTGATGCCGTTTGCCGAGAACGTGTATTTGAACTCCAATGAGCACCTGCGCGCCGTGGTGGAAGTAGAAACCCGTGACGCCCGCCTGGGCAAGAAACTCCGCGAGAAATTCCCATTACATAATTACTGCCGAAGCACCCAACACCTGCATTACCTGCGCTCCATCAAGCACCCGCGGGAGATTGAACTCATGCGCACCGCCTGCAATATCACCGAGAAAGCGTTCAGAAGATTGCTGAAATTTGTGAAACCTGGCGTGATGGAATATGAGATTGAGGCCGAAATCACGCACGAGTTCCTGCGCAACCGCTCGCGGGGGCCGGCTTACGGTTCCATCATCGCCTCCGGCGAAAATGCCTGCATTCTGCATTACGTTGACAATTTCAGGGAATGTAAGGACGGTGATGTGCTTTTGCTGGACTTCGGGGCGGAATATGCCAATTATGCTTCTGACTTAACGCGCTCCATGCCCGTAAACGGGAAATTCACCAAGCGCCAAGCCGATGTTTACAACGCTGTTTTGCACGTCATGAACACCGCCAAACAAATGCTGGTGCCCGGCAACACGCTAGACCAATACCACAAGTTTGTAGGCAAGGTGATGGAGAACGAATTGATTAAACTGGACCTGCTTTCTGAGTCTGACGTCAAAAACCAGAACCCAGACGCGCCGCTCTACAAGAAATACTTCCCGCACGGCACCTCGCACTTTCTGGGCCTTGACGTGCATGACGTAGGCGACAAATACCGACCGTTTGAGGCAGGCATGGTCTTTACCTGTGAGCCGGGCATTTACATACGGGAAGAAGGTTTGGGCATTAGGCTGGAGAACGACATTCTCATTACCCCCAACGGCCCGGAGGACCTGATGGCCAACATTCCGCTGGAAATAGAAGACATTGAGCGCGAGATGCGCGGTTAA
- a CDS encoding TolC family protein: MKKVRSLGLAWLFSLLGLAAAAQTPRKGAALLQEAEDPNTRRFSLAEVIKLAKEQSPSYQQALTQLENRTWQYQTYKSNYLPQLTLHATLPDYVNSINPVVQPEGNIEFRKQHVASTYTELALSQNIGLTGGVISINSNLKRIDDFMRPSTVSRHSYSSSPAVITLRQPLFSYNGLKWDRRIEPLRYEEAKRNFWEEMERISIRATDLYFMQLQSQIGFDIASKNVANNDTLFKIAQARFYEAKISVNELLQLELSLLTSRQSLEQAKLDIETSTIRLRSYLGITDTYPIRLTTPDNIPQFEINEEIALEKAHENRARMIGIKREEMEAERNMDHAQGDAGVNANLYLQYGLVQQSNDLDGVYRTPEEQQRVMMTLSVPIMDWGRTKSKLGTARANQKLVKANLEQQRASFDQDVYLQVKRFKMLREQMKIAQQANGLAERRFLGARDRYLTDKIGILELNQAATERDSARRSYVSSLRNFWDAYYTVRLQTLYDFELNQPLIMPLPF; this comes from the coding sequence GTGAAAAAAGTACGTAGTTTAGGATTGGCGTGGCTCTTCAGCCTGCTGGGCTTGGCCGCCGCTGCCCAGACCCCGCGCAAAGGCGCCGCCCTGCTGCAGGAAGCAGAAGACCCCAACACCCGCCGTTTCAGCCTGGCCGAAGTCATTAAACTGGCCAAGGAGCAGTCGCCCAGTTACCAGCAGGCCCTCACGCAGCTGGAGAACCGCACCTGGCAGTACCAGACCTACAAAAGCAATTACCTGCCCCAGCTCACCCTGCACGCCACGCTGCCAGATTACGTGAACAGCATTAACCCGGTGGTGCAGCCCGAAGGAAATATTGAGTTCCGGAAGCAGCACGTGGCCAGCACCTACACAGAACTGGCCCTGAGCCAGAACATTGGTCTTACGGGCGGCGTCATCTCCATCAACTCCAACCTCAAACGCATTGATGATTTTATGCGGCCGTCCACGGTGAGCCGCCATTCGTATTCGTCGTCGCCGGCGGTGATTACCTTGCGCCAGCCGCTGTTCAGCTACAACGGCCTCAAGTGGGACCGACGTATTGAACCTCTGCGCTACGAAGAAGCCAAACGTAATTTCTGGGAAGAGATGGAGCGCATTTCCATCAGGGCCACTGACTTGTATTTCATGCAGCTGCAGAGCCAGATTGGGTTTGACATTGCCTCCAAAAACGTGGCCAACAATGACACGCTCTTCAAGATTGCCCAGGCCCGTTTCTACGAAGCCAAAATCAGCGTGAACGAACTGCTGCAACTGGAACTGAGTCTCTTGACGTCACGGCAAAGCCTGGAACAGGCCAAACTGGACATTGAAACCAGCACCATCCGGCTTCGGTCTTATCTAGGCATCACTGACACGTACCCCATCCGGCTCACCACCCCAGACAATATTCCGCAGTTTGAGATCAATGAAGAGATCGCCCTGGAGAAAGCCCACGAAAACCGCGCCCGCATGATTGGCATTAAACGCGAAGAGATGGAGGCCGAACGCAACATGGACCACGCCCAGGGCGATGCCGGCGTGAACGCGAACCTCTACCTCCAATACGGCCTGGTGCAACAATCCAATGACCTGGACGGCGTGTACCGCACCCCCGAGGAGCAGCAGCGCGTGATGATGACCCTGAGCGTGCCCATCATGGACTGGGGAAGAACCAAATCGAAACTGGGTACCGCCCGCGCTAACCAGAAACTGGTGAAAGCCAACCTGGAGCAGCAGCGCGCCAGCTTTGACCAGGACGTGTACCTGCAGGTAAAGCGGTTCAAGATGCTGCGCGAGCAGATGAAAATTGCCCAGCAAGCCAACGGCCTGGCTGAGCGCCGTTTCCTGGGCGCCCGTGACCGCTACCTCACTGACAAAATCGGGATTCTGGAACTGAACCAGGCCGCCACCGAGCGTGACTCCGCCCGCCGCAGCTACGTGAGTTCCCTTCGCAACTTCTGGGATGCCTATTACACCGTGCGTCTGCAGACCTTGTATGACTTTGAACTGAACCAGCCCTTGATCATGCCATTGCCGTTTTAG